The Prochlorococcus marinus str. MIT 9301 genome window below encodes:
- a CDS encoding DUF2996 domain-containing protein — translation MEENLDINNKVNNEKSDNITKSNSEEIREPRSEGDTNTVSNNSNPQRNSDSKDNLKNDIDTPVKPVIKPKKELPIEKKPFQEFINIHLIPALVEEINIRGLKVNNINLTNTNRPIAGDKCWVINCEIKDTCNFWLSFEKEDISSLKSISLSKPNQKPSIIESFLIDEKRITLKLIISRVLQRLNGQKLIGVN, via the coding sequence ATGGAAGAAAATTTAGACATAAATAATAAAGTTAATAATGAAAAATCTGATAACATAACTAAATCAAACTCTGAAGAAATAAGAGAACCTAGATCAGAAGGAGATACTAATACGGTTTCAAATAATAGTAATCCCCAGAGGAATTCTGATTCTAAAGACAATCTAAAAAATGATATTGACACTCCCGTCAAACCTGTCATTAAACCCAAAAAAGAACTTCCAATAGAGAAAAAGCCTTTCCAAGAATTTATCAACATTCATTTAATCCCTGCTCTTGTAGAGGAAATTAATATTAGAGGTTTAAAAGTAAACAATATTAATCTCACAAACACTAATAGACCTATAGCTGGAGATAAATGTTGGGTGATAAATTGTGAAATTAAAGATACATGTAACTTTTGGTTATCCTTTGAGAAAGAGGACATTAGTTCATTAAAAAGTATTTCTTTATCTAAACCAAATCAGAAACCTAGCATTATTGAATCATTCCTTATTGATGAGAAAAGAATAACCCTTAAATTAATTATTTCAAGAGTATTGCAGAGATTAAATGGACAAAAATTGATAGGAGTTAATTAA
- the fmt gene encoding methionyl-tRNA formyltransferase — MRIIFWGTPEYSIASLDIFIKSKHEVIGVVSQPDKKRSRGNKLISSPVKSFAEQESIKIYTPTKIRDNIHFINELKSLSCDLFIVIAYGKILPKEILEIPKFGCWNAHASLLPRWRGAAPIQWSLIKGDEFTGVGIMKMNEGLDTGDLLLEEKIKIDNDDNLNTLSEKLSILSAKLFLNATSLLEENIYKNTNWQLTKQNTLAREITYARMIEKSDFRVDWTNDAIKISQKIKGLYPRANTTFRGKNLQILKIKVLTSDEIKNKNLITSNYSRPGIILSVIENEGIIISTKTDPIILLEAKLEGKNISSKKQLIQQLKPTIGEYISDHVLDSFLENPQVKAKRIKK; from the coding sequence GTGAGAATTATATTCTGGGGAACACCTGAATATTCAATTGCGAGCCTTGATATTTTTATTAAATCTAAGCACGAGGTAATTGGAGTAGTTAGCCAACCCGATAAGAAAAGATCTAGGGGAAATAAATTAATATCCTCACCTGTTAAAAGCTTTGCCGAGCAAGAATCTATAAAAATTTATACTCCAACAAAAATCAGAGACAATATACATTTTATAAATGAACTTAAGTCACTATCTTGTGATTTATTTATTGTTATAGCTTACGGGAAAATATTACCTAAAGAGATATTGGAAATCCCAAAATTTGGGTGTTGGAACGCACATGCTTCACTACTTCCAAGATGGCGTGGTGCAGCCCCAATCCAATGGTCCCTAATAAAAGGCGATGAATTTACTGGTGTAGGAATTATGAAAATGAATGAGGGACTAGATACTGGCGACTTATTATTGGAAGAAAAAATTAAAATTGATAATGACGATAATTTAAATACACTATCGGAAAAACTTAGTATTTTATCTGCAAAATTATTTTTAAATGCCACATCACTACTCGAAGAAAATATTTATAAAAATACTAATTGGCAACTAACAAAACAAAATACCCTTGCAAGAGAAATTACTTACGCAAGAATGATTGAAAAATCAGACTTTAGAGTTGATTGGACTAATGATGCAATTAAAATTTCTCAAAAAATAAAAGGATTATACCCACGAGCAAATACAACTTTTAGAGGTAAGAACCTACAAATACTTAAAATCAAAGTTTTGACTAGTGATGAAATTAAAAATAAAAACCTTATCACGAGCAATTATTCAAGACCAGGTATTATTCTTTCTGTAATAGAAAATGAAGGAATAATAATTTCAACTAAAACTGATCCAATTATTTTATTAGAAGCAAAACTTGAAGGAAAAAACATTTCTAGCAAAAAGCAATTGATACAACAGTTAAAGCCAACAATAGGTGAATATATCTCAGATCATGTTTTAGATTCTTTTTTAGAGAATCCCCAAGTGAAGGCAAAAAGAATCAAAAAATAA
- a CDS encoding TldD/PmbA family protein, giving the protein MLSSQIKSNEIVFGSCNKDLLEEIIFYGIGLGADFVEIFIENTDNSSVLAEEDFITSVSPSFGRGAGIRIFKEKKDGFVSTNDLTKHGLMRSVTQAVEMLDIVVNKKREVFNGLNKHRDYSLNKKKWINEVPSINEISEKLLISTKSLKKNNKIITRKGSYSRNLQEVIIASSDGTYVSDIRLHQTVGLNLIASDAQYRSSGSRRFGSSGMPNEFRLWDHEKAANDVFESSMKMLYADYVEAGQMPVVLANKFGGVIFHEACGHLLETTQIERGTTPFENKLNEKIAHESVTAIDEGISEGSFGSLSVDDEGMEPEKSVLIKDGILKKFISDRAGELRTGHKRTGSGRRQNYSFAAASRMRNTYIAKGEHSKDDLINSISDGLYCKSMGGGSVGATGQFNFAVEEGYLIKNGKLTNPVKGATLIGEAKEVMPKISMCGNDLELAPGFCGSVSGSVNVTVGQPHIKVDSITVGGR; this is encoded by the coding sequence ATGCTTTCGTCACAAATCAAATCAAATGAAATAGTTTTTGGTAGTTGCAATAAAGATTTATTAGAAGAAATAATTTTTTACGGTATTGGACTTGGCGCTGATTTTGTAGAAATATTTATAGAGAATACCGACAACTCAAGTGTGCTAGCTGAAGAGGATTTTATTACAAGTGTAAGTCCATCATTTGGAAGAGGTGCTGGTATCAGAATCTTCAAAGAAAAAAAGGATGGATTTGTAAGTACAAATGATTTAACAAAACATGGCTTGATGAGATCAGTAACTCAGGCTGTTGAGATGTTAGATATTGTAGTTAACAAAAAAAGAGAAGTGTTTAACGGTTTAAATAAACATAGGGACTATAGTTTAAACAAGAAAAAATGGATTAATGAGGTTCCATCTATTAATGAGATAAGTGAAAAACTTTTAATCAGCACAAAGTCTCTAAAAAAAAATAATAAAATAATAACCAGAAAAGGAAGTTACTCAAGAAATCTACAAGAAGTAATCATAGCCTCCAGCGACGGCACCTATGTTTCAGATATTAGGTTGCATCAAACAGTTGGACTCAACTTAATTGCTAGTGATGCCCAATATAGATCTAGTGGAAGTAGAAGATTTGGATCGTCAGGAATGCCAAATGAATTCAGATTATGGGATCACGAAAAAGCAGCTAATGATGTGTTTGAAAGCTCAATGAAGATGTTGTATGCAGATTATGTTGAAGCGGGGCAAATGCCTGTCGTATTAGCTAATAAATTTGGTGGCGTTATATTCCACGAAGCCTGCGGTCATTTACTTGAAACTACACAAATAGAGAGAGGAACAACACCATTTGAGAATAAATTGAATGAAAAAATTGCACATGAATCTGTAACAGCAATAGATGAAGGAATTTCAGAAGGATCATTTGGTTCATTATCAGTAGATGATGAAGGTATGGAACCCGAAAAATCAGTTCTTATAAAAGATGGAATTTTAAAAAAATTCATATCCGACAGGGCAGGGGAATTAAGAACAGGCCATAAAAGAACAGGAAGTGGAAGAAGACAAAATTATTCTTTTGCTGCAGCTTCACGAATGAGAAATACTTATATAGCTAAAGGTGAGCACTCGAAGGACGATTTAATTAATAGTATTAGTGATGGTCTTTACTGCAAATCAATGGGTGGTGGCAGTGTAGGTGCTACCGGACAATTTAATTTTGCGGTAGAAGAAGGATATCTTATTAAAAATGGAAAATTAACTAATCCAGTAAAAGGAGCAACTTTGATTGGTGAGGCTAAAGAAGTTATGCCGAAAATATCAATGTGTGGAAATGACCTCGAATTAGCTCCTGGATTTTGTGGATCCGTCAGTGGAAGTGTCAACGTAACTGTTGGACAACCTCATATCAAGGTTGATTCAATCACTGTTGGCGGAAGATAG
- the acsF gene encoding magnesium-protoporphyrin IX monomethyl ester (oxidative) cyclase, whose translation MSQSTIESTNKKEINKGKAPAKETILSPRFYTTDFEAMENMDLSINEEELEAICEEFRKDYNRHHFVRNSEFEGAAEKLDPETRELFVDFLEGSCTSEFSGFLLYKELSKRIKDKNPLLAECFAHMARDEARHAGFLNKSMSDFGLQLDLGFLTANKDYTYFPPRSIFYATYLSEKIGYWRYIAIYRHLEKNPNSKIFPLFNYFENWCQDENRHGDFFDALMKAQPRTVKSLSQKITIGGSTFTHPLFDYFHRFRYFLNNLPLTSKLWSRFFLLAVFATMYARDLGIKKDFYSSLGLDARDYDQFVINKTNETAARVFPVVMDVNNKSFYGRLDKIVENNKILSDIASGTGNKVSKTFRKVPKYLSNGYQLLRLYLLKPLDSKDYQPSIR comes from the coding sequence ATGTCTCAATCAACTATTGAATCTACAAATAAAAAAGAAATAAATAAAGGAAAAGCCCCAGCAAAGGAGACAATTTTGTCCCCAAGATTCTATACAACAGACTTTGAGGCAATGGAAAATATGGATTTATCAATAAACGAGGAAGAATTGGAAGCTATATGTGAGGAATTTAGGAAAGATTACAACAGGCATCATTTTGTAAGAAATAGTGAATTTGAAGGGGCTGCAGAAAAATTGGATCCTGAGACAAGAGAGCTCTTTGTTGATTTTCTTGAGGGAAGTTGTACTTCAGAATTCTCAGGTTTTTTACTTTATAAGGAACTTAGCAAGAGGATTAAAGACAAAAACCCTCTTCTTGCTGAATGTTTTGCTCATATGGCAAGAGATGAAGCTAGACATGCAGGGTTTTTGAATAAATCAATGAGTGATTTTGGACTGCAGTTAGATCTAGGTTTTTTAACAGCAAATAAGGATTATACTTATTTCCCACCACGAAGTATTTTTTACGCCACTTATTTATCCGAAAAAATAGGTTATTGGAGATACATAGCAATTTATAGGCATCTCGAAAAGAACCCAAATAGCAAAATTTTTCCACTGTTTAATTACTTTGAGAATTGGTGTCAAGATGAAAATAGGCATGGTGATTTCTTTGACGCATTAATGAAAGCACAACCACGTACTGTTAAATCATTAAGTCAAAAAATAACCATTGGTGGCTCTACCTTTACACATCCACTATTTGACTATTTCCATAGATTTAGATACTTCTTAAACAATCTTCCATTAACATCCAAGTTATGGTCTAGGTTTTTCTTACTTGCTGTATTTGCAACCATGTATGCTAGAGATTTGGGAATTAAAAAAGATTTCTACAGTTCATTAGGTTTAGATGCCAGAGATTACGACCAATTTGTTATTAATAAAACGAATGAAACTGCAGCTAGAGTTTTCCCTGTAGTAATGGACGTTAATAATAAATCCTTTTATGGAAGATTAGATAAAATAGTAGAAAATAATAAGATTCTTTCCGATATTGCAAGCGGTACTGGAAATAAAGTATCTAAAACTTTTAGAAAAGTACCTAAATATTTATCAAACGGTTACCAGTTATTAAGACTATACTTATTAAAACCTCTAGATAGCAAAGATTACCAACCTTCAATTAGATAA
- a CDS encoding TldD/PmbA family protein, whose protein sequence is MNSKEITTQISEAADSLNLKKWDYGASFSNDYSVQVDKGEAKQLKASQKQILTIRVWNKSNLVGITTTSDISESGIKKALNQANIASDYGNKNERTEFSPLAKDPIHVKDSKKRNPVGIKKLLMLLREAEIKLLESHESIKSVPYNGLSESFYERVYANSDGAFRSYTKSQAALYLYARAEEKNKKPRSSGSVKLGYGVEDIDIESCIKDASNKTISHLNYSSIKTDKYLICFSPESFLTIINAFSSMFNARSILDGVSLSNKNSIGEKLSTDALNIYDDGLHEKNISSLPFDGEGTPTKRLCLINKGRLENFIHSESTARIFKTSPTGHAGLGSKVSVSPDWIVVEKSEENLDLKTSLDHSTYEGEFVYIEELNAIHAGVRASQGSFSLPFDGWLYKNGKKISIESATVAGDIKYLLKNIVNIESNQEVTTSGISPHIWVDELSITGDA, encoded by the coding sequence ATGAATTCAAAAGAAATAACAACTCAAATCTCTGAAGCTGCAGATTCACTAAATCTTAAAAAATGGGATTATGGTGCAAGCTTTTCTAATGATTATTCTGTGCAAGTAGATAAAGGTGAGGCTAAACAACTTAAGGCATCACAAAAGCAAATTTTAACTATAAGAGTATGGAATAAATCTAATTTAGTTGGTATTACAACAACTAGTGATATCAGTGAATCTGGCATTAAAAAAGCTCTAAATCAAGCAAATATTGCATCTGATTATGGCAACAAGAATGAAAGAACAGAATTCTCACCACTAGCCAAGGATCCTATTCATGTTAAGGACTCAAAAAAAAGAAATCCTGTTGGAATAAAAAAATTACTTATGCTTTTAAGAGAAGCAGAAATAAAACTATTAGAAAGCCATGAATCCATAAAATCTGTTCCGTATAATGGTTTATCTGAGAGTTTTTATGAGAGAGTTTATGCAAATAGTGATGGTGCCTTTAGGAGTTATACCAAAAGCCAAGCTGCACTTTATTTATATGCAAGAGCAGAAGAGAAAAATAAGAAACCTCGTAGCTCAGGTTCTGTAAAACTTGGATACGGAGTTGAAGATATAGATATAGAGTCGTGTATTAAAGACGCTTCTAATAAAACAATTTCACATTTAAATTATTCATCTATTAAAACTGATAAATATTTAATATGTTTTTCCCCAGAGTCTTTTTTAACGATCATTAATGCCTTTAGTTCAATGTTTAATGCTAGAAGCATTTTAGATGGAGTTAGCTTATCTAATAAAAATTCTATTGGAGAGAAATTATCTACAGACGCCCTTAATATTTATGATGATGGTCTTCACGAAAAAAATATTTCTTCATTACCGTTTGATGGAGAGGGAACTCCTACCAAAAGGCTATGTTTAATTAACAAAGGGAGACTTGAAAATTTTATACATTCTGAATCAACAGCAAGAATATTTAAAACAAGCCCTACAGGTCACGCTGGACTAGGATCAAAAGTCTCAGTATCTCCTGATTGGATAGTAGTTGAGAAATCAGAGGAAAACTTAGATCTAAAAACATCATTAGATCACTCTACTTATGAGGGAGAATTTGTTTATATTGAAGAATTAAATGCAATCCATGCGGGTGTCAGAGCAAGTCAAGGTTCATTCTCTCTTCCATTTGATGGATGGCTCTATAAAAACGGTAAAAAAATCTCAATAGAATCTGCAACAGTAGCAGGGGATATCAAATATCTTTTGAAAAATATAGTAAATATTGAATCAAACCAGGAAGTAACAACAAGTGGAATTTCTCCACATATATGGGTGGATGAATTATCAATAACTGGTGACGCGTGA
- a CDS encoding RNB domain-containing ribonuclease, whose protein sequence is MFTSSSIIDNLNQSEGLEYKKLCRLLKITKKSDKDKLDIALTALEKLEIINKNESDEYTCIKDSDHLVAKIRCSSKGYCFAVRGKDKEDIYIKENLLNYAWNGDKVLVRIIKEGYRRRSPEGIVDCILERSNQILLSKVEIINNDVYAIPIDDRILSKIKLPKENKKYIFNPDNKNIVKVEIDRFPIGQEEGLGHVIQELTLNNNEEYDSDFVLSKSNIAKSYNLNHIESKKIEKRERIDLTDKNSYLFKSWSSNNSPMLPMIQIEQVKNNNTKLWIHTNNLAERVDLNSKKSQEILLKRFESLPLLNDWENYLSEAIRNDSEFKLGKKSEAISLCVHLNSDNEIIDWSFHLTLVKCSLIVGSDHTDALLSRKSKSRITSRVLKPIKEYIEDLDKILEISFSFRQKHLLEGKVEIPAPVNKIKAIEEFFIHNPAEYSKGYFESLNKEDCQTFLSPILYEANLIWFKHSNKYGLKSAGYISKGIDYVNANEIIKYSEFIDNDMELNEDGNLTFSQVIKICGDDNKKRILHKLLINEFEDNEIRLISKNPDNDESEKLFISPWTIPSFDFTNLINQYCIFNMIINGKKSKKNNINEINISESNSLDLVNWDIFNSSISKNLEALFNKLLIDKHNEFKYKVNQYKSNMISIKKVRKAEKLLGNTYSGFILSVQTYGFFVEISELNVEGLVHVSTLNNDWYEYRSRQNLLIGRKSKKSYKVGDAIEVKIIKVDILKYQIDLELT, encoded by the coding sequence ATGTTCACATCTTCATCAATTATTGATAATCTTAATCAGTCAGAAGGGTTAGAATATAAAAAATTATGCAGATTGTTAAAAATAACAAAGAAATCTGATAAGGATAAATTAGATATTGCTTTAACAGCTTTAGAAAAACTTGAAATAATTAATAAAAATGAAAGTGATGAATATACCTGCATAAAAGATAGTGATCATCTTGTCGCCAAAATAAGATGTAGTAGCAAAGGCTATTGCTTTGCTGTAAGAGGAAAAGACAAAGAAGATATCTACATAAAAGAAAATCTACTTAACTATGCGTGGAATGGAGATAAAGTATTAGTAAGGATAATAAAAGAGGGTTATAGAAGAAGATCACCTGAGGGAATAGTTGATTGTATTCTTGAAAGATCAAATCAAATACTTCTTTCTAAGGTTGAAATAATAAACAATGATGTATATGCAATCCCAATAGACGATAGAATCCTTTCTAAAATTAAACTTCCAAAAGAGAATAAAAAATACATTTTCAATCCAGACAATAAGAATATAGTAAAAGTTGAGATTGATAGATTTCCGATTGGTCAAGAAGAAGGACTAGGTCATGTCATACAAGAACTAACACTAAACAATAATGAGGAATATGACTCAGACTTTGTTTTGTCTAAAAGTAATATCGCAAAATCATACAATTTAAATCATATTGAATCAAAAAAAATAGAAAAAAGGGAAAGGATAGACCTTACAGACAAAAACTCTTATTTATTCAAAAGTTGGAGTTCTAATAATTCTCCAATGCTCCCAATGATTCAAATTGAGCAGGTAAAAAATAATAATACTAAATTGTGGATACATACAAATAATCTTGCAGAAAGAGTAGATCTAAATAGTAAAAAATCTCAAGAAATACTATTAAAACGTTTTGAATCATTACCCTTATTAAATGATTGGGAAAACTACCTTAGTGAAGCCATAAGAAATGATTCTGAATTTAAATTAGGTAAAAAGAGTGAAGCGATAAGCCTCTGTGTGCATTTAAATAGTGATAATGAAATAATTGATTGGTCGTTTCATCTTACTTTAGTCAAGTGCTCTCTTATTGTTGGAAGTGATCATACTGACGCTCTTCTATCTAGAAAAAGTAAATCAAGAATAACCTCTCGAGTATTAAAACCTATAAAGGAATATATTGAAGATTTAGATAAAATACTGGAAATTTCATTTTCATTTAGACAAAAACATCTTTTGGAGGGTAAGGTTGAAATTCCTGCGCCAGTCAACAAAATAAAAGCAATAGAAGAATTTTTTATTCACAATCCAGCTGAATATTCAAAGGGATATTTTGAATCATTAAATAAAGAAGATTGCCAAACTTTTCTTTCACCAATACTATATGAGGCTAATTTAATATGGTTCAAACATTCAAATAAATATGGCTTAAAAAGTGCAGGATACATCTCAAAGGGAATAGATTACGTTAATGCAAATGAAATCATCAAATATTCAGAATTTATTGATAATGATATGGAGCTTAATGAAGATGGAAATTTGACATTTAGTCAAGTAATTAAAATATGTGGCGATGATAATAAAAAAAGAATCTTACATAAACTTCTAATTAATGAATTTGAGGACAACGAAATAAGGTTGATTTCAAAAAATCCTGATAATGACGAATCAGAAAAATTATTTATTTCTCCATGGACAATTCCTAGTTTTGACTTCACTAACCTTATAAACCAGTACTGTATTTTTAATATGATAATAAATGGTAAGAAATCAAAGAAAAACAATATTAATGAAATCAATATATCGGAAAGTAACTCATTAGACTTAGTAAATTGGGATATATTTAATTCATCAATTTCAAAGAATCTAGAAGCATTATTTAATAAGTTGTTAATAGATAAACATAATGAATTCAAGTACAAAGTTAACCAATATAAATCTAATATGATTAGTATAAAAAAAGTAAGAAAAGCAGAAAAGTTACTAGGTAATACTTATAGTGGATTTATATTATCAGTACAAACATATGGTTTCTTTGTTGAGATATCAGAACTAAATGTAGAGGGTTTAGTACACGTCAGCACTCTTAATAATGATTGGTATGAATATAGATCAAGGCAAAATCTATTAATTGGAAGAAAATCTAAAAAATCATATAAAGTTGGAGATGCAATAGAAGTAAAAATCATAAAAGTCGATATTCTTAAATATCAAATTGATTTAGAATTAACTTAA
- a CDS encoding TerC family protein, which produces MDSAAINSFIPTLDQVDSWYEIFTLLPILIALELLLSADNAVALASLTKSLESSELRSRALNIGITISLLFRIILIILSNVLLKFILIRVFAGFYLIYLFFSNVFLNSDIENDENGKDNNKNNFRFLRVVALLSITDFAFSIDSITTAVAISDQYILIIFGAVIGVLALRFTSGIFLKLLDIFSRLETAGYVAILIVGIKLLLNTLIKESILPDYYFYFLILFAFTWGFSKKESKT; this is translated from the coding sequence ATGGATTCAGCCGCAATAAATTCTTTTATACCCACACTAGATCAGGTAGACAGTTGGTACGAAATCTTTACACTTTTACCAATATTAATTGCTCTAGAATTATTATTATCTGCAGATAATGCTGTAGCACTAGCTTCTCTTACTAAATCCCTCGAAAGTTCAGAATTAAGGTCAAGAGCCTTAAATATTGGTATAACAATATCTTTATTATTTAGAATTATTCTCATCATATTATCTAATGTTCTTCTTAAGTTTATTCTTATTAGAGTTTTCGCCGGTTTTTATTTAATATACTTATTCTTCTCAAATGTTTTTTTAAATTCAGATATAGAAAACGATGAAAATGGGAAAGATAATAATAAAAATAATTTTAGGTTCTTAAGGGTTGTAGCCCTTCTTTCAATTACTGATTTTGCTTTTTCCATAGACAGTATCACTACTGCAGTAGCTATCAGCGATCAATATATATTAATAATATTTGGAGCAGTGATAGGAGTATTAGCCTTAAGATTTACATCGGGTATTTTTCTAAAACTTCTGGATATATTTTCTAGATTAGAAACAGCTGGTTATGTTGCTATTTTAATTGTTGGGATTAAACTTTTACTGAATACATTAATTAAAGAATCTATTCTTCCAGACTATTATTTTTATTTTTTGATTCTTTTTGCCTTCACTTGGGGATTCTCTAAAAAAGAATCTAAAACATGA